A DNA window from Camelina sativa cultivar DH55 chromosome 17, Cs, whole genome shotgun sequence contains the following coding sequences:
- the LOC104755806 gene encoding 10 kDa chaperonin, mitochondrial-like has product MMKRLMPTFNRILVKKVIQPAKTESGILLPEKSSQLNSGRVVAVGPGSRDKDGKLIPVSVKEGDTVLLPEYGGTQVKLGENEYHLFRDEDVLGTLHED; this is encoded by the exons ATGATGAAGCGTCTGATGCCAACGTTCAACCGGATCCTGGTTAAGAAAGTGATCCAGCCTGCTAAAACCGAAAGCGGCATTCTCCTCCCCGAGAAATCCTCCCAG CTGAACTCAGGCAGGGTGGTAGCTGTTGGACCTGGATCAAGGGATAAAGACGGGAAATTGATTCCAGTCTCTGTGAAGGAAGGCGACACTGTTCTTCTCCCAGAGTACGGCGGCACTCAGGTCAAGCTCGGCGAGAACGA GTACCATCTGTTCCGGGATGAGGACGTCTTGGGAACATTGCACGAGGATTGA
- the LOC104755808 gene encoding uncharacterized protein LOC104755808, whose product MTILNVCSEILKIQKLRRGFSYAGFYCFTAALTFFYTNNTTRAGYSRGDQFYASYPAGTELLTDTAKLYKAALGACYESEDWGPVEFCIMAKHFERQGKSPYVYHSQYMAHLLSQGQLDGSG is encoded by the exons ATGACGATCTTGAATGTTTGCTCAGAGATTTTGAAGATACAGAAGCTACGACGGGGTTTCTCTTACGCCGGATTCTATTGCTTTACTGCTGCTCTCACGTTTTTCTATACAAACAACAC AACAAGAGCAGGATATTCCAGGGGCGATCAGTTTTATGCATCTTACCCTGCCGGCACGGAACTTCTGACCGACACAGCTAAG CTGTACAAAGCTGCGCTTGGAGCTTGCTATGAATCTGAGGATTGGGGTCCTGTTGAATTCTGCATAATGGCTAAGCATTTTGAGCGCCAGGGAAAATCTCCATACGTTTACCACTCT CAATACATGGCTCACCTTCTTTCTCAAGGCCAGCTCGATGGAAGTGGCTAG
- the LOC104755809 gene encoding serine carboxypeptidase-like 50 isoform X1, whose product MENVVPTLFFLLSILFLSVSVSVESLPPPPLFPDEALPTKSGYLPVKPAPGSSMFYAFYEAQKPTTPPPDTPLLVWLQGGPGCSSMIGNFYELGPWRLVSRATELERNPGAWNRLFGLLFVDNPIGVGFSIAASKQDIPTNQRQVAEHLYAALVEFLEQNPGFENRPVYFTGESYAGKYVPAIGYYILKEKPNGKVNLKGLAIGNGLTDPVTQVQTHAVNVYYSGLVNAKQRVELEKAQEISVALVKSEKWREAADARSDVLDILSNMTGLATLYNTKRSIPYRTDLVVDLLNQREAKRVLGVSETARFEECSEEVEDVLRGDVMKSVKFMVEYVLERTQVLLYQGMLDLRDGVVSTEEWMKTMNWSGLEKFSTAERRVWKDGDGSVAGYVQRWGNLCHVSVSEAGHFVPTDKDVNSRDMIEGWVLGKGLFGGEDYVKLYNSIQI is encoded by the exons ATGGAGAACGTCGTCCCtacactcttcttcttgctttccattctctttctctccgtctccgtctccgtTGAGTCTCTTCCGCCTCCTCCATTGTTTCCCGATGAAGCTCTCCCCACTAAATCCGGCTACCTCCCGGTCAAACCCGCCCCCGGCTCTTCCATGTTCTATGCCTTCTACGAAGCCCAAAAGCCGACCACACCTCCTCCCGACACTCCGCTCCTAGTTTGGCTCCAAGGTGGACCAGGATGCTCTTCCATGATTGGTAACTTCTACGAGCTTGGCCCTTGGCGCCTAGTTTCACGTGCCACAGAGCTAGAGCGCAACCCCGGCGCTTGGAACCGCCTCTTCGGGCTACTTTTTGTGGATAACCCTATAGGAGTCGGATTCAGTATCGCCGCCTCAAAACAAGACATACCCACAAATCAGAGACAAGTCGCTGAGCATCTTTACGCAGCTCTCGTGGAGTTCCTTGAACAAAACCCAGGCTTTGAAAACCGACCGGTTTACTTCACCGGCGAGAGCTACGCTGGGAAGTACGTTCCAGCTATTGGATACTATATCCTTAAAGAGAAACCAAACGGGAAAGTTAATCTAAAAGGTCTAGCCATTGGAAACGGGCTGACCGACCCGGTGACCCAGGTCCAGACCCATGCGGTCAACGTCTACTACTCTGGTTTAGTCAACGCAAAACAGAGAGTTGAACTGGAGAAAGCGCAGGAGATATCCGTGGCTCTCGTGAAGTCCGAGAAATGGCGTGAAGCAGCAGACGCGAGAAGCGACGTGTTGGACATACTGAGTAACATGACGGGCCTAGCGACGCTCTACAACACGAAACGTTCGATTCCTTACAGAACAGACCTCGTGGTGGACCTTCTGAACCAGAGAGAAGCTAAGCGTGTTTTGGGAGTAAGCGAAACGGCGCGTTTTGAGGAATGCAgcgaagaagtagaagatgtGTTGCGTGGGGACGTGATGAAGAGCGTGAAGTTTATGGTGGAATACGTATTGGAGAGGAC TCAAGTGTTGCTGTACCAAGGGATGTTGGATCTTAGAGACGGCGTCGTTTCGACGGAAGAGTGGATGAAGACTATGAACTGGTCGGGATTGGAGAAGTTCTCGACGGCGGAGAGGCGTGTGTGGAAGGATGGCGACGGTTCTGTCGCTGGGTATGTTCAGAGATGGGGGAATTTATGCCACGTGTCGGTTTCGGAAGCTGGTCATTTTGTTCCGACAGATAAAGATGTGAACTCAAGGGATATGATCGAAGGTTGGGTTTTGGGAAAAGGCTTGTTCGGTGGTGAAGATTACGTCAAGCTTTACAATTCAATCcaaatatga
- the LOC104755809 gene encoding serine carboxypeptidase-like 50 isoform X2 encodes MENVVPTLFFLLSILFLSVSVSVESLPPPPLFPDEALPTKSGYLPVKPAPGSSMFYAFYEAQKPTTPPPDTPLLVWLQGGPGCSSMIGNFYELGPWRLVSRATELERNPGAWNRLFGLLFVDNPIGVGFSIAASKQDIPTNQRQVAEHLYAALVEFLEQNPGFENRPVYFTGESYAGKYVPAIGYYILKEKPNGKVNLKGLAIGNGLTDPVTQVQTHAVNVYYSGLVNAKQRVELEKAQEISVALVKSEKWREAADARSDVLNILSNMTGLATLYNTKRSIPYRTDLVVDLLNQREAKRVLGVSETARFEECSEEVEDVLRGDVMKSVKFMVEYVLERTQVLLYQGMLDLRDGVVSTEEWMKTMNWSGLEKFSTAERRVWKDGDGSVAGYVQRWGNLCHVSVSEAGHFVPTDKDVNSRDMIEGWVLGKGLFGGEDYVKLYNSIQI; translated from the exons ATGGAGAACGTCGTCCCtacactcttcttcttgctttccattctctttctctccgtctccgtctccgtTGAGTCTCTTCCGCCTCCTCCATTGTTTCCCGATGAAGCTCTCCCCACTAAATCCGGCTACCTCCCGGTCAAACCCGCCCCCGGCTCTTCCATGTTCTATGCCTTCTACGAAGCCCAAAAGCCGACCACACCTCCTCCCGACACTCCGCTCCTAGTTTGGCTCCAAGGTGGACCAGGATGCTCTTCCATGATTG GTAACTTCTACGAGCTTGGCCCTTGGCGCCTAGTTTCACGTGCCACAGAGCTAGAGCGCAACCCCGGCGCTTGGAACCGCCTCTTCGGGCTACTTTTTGTGGATAACCCTATAGGAGTCGGATTCAGTATCGCCGCCTCAAAACAAGACATACCCACAAATCAGAGACAAGTCGCTGAGCATCTTTACGCAGCTCTCGTGGAGTTCCTTGAACAAAACCCAGGCTTTGAAAACCGACCGGTTTACTTCACCGGCGAGAGCTACGCTGGGAAGTACGTTCCAGCTATTGGATACTATATCCTTAAAGAGAAACCAAACGGGAAAGTTAATCTAAAAGGTCTAGCCATTGGAAACGGGCTGACCGACCCGGTGACCCAGGTCCAGACCCATGCGGTCAACGTCTACTACTCTGGTTTAGTCAACGCAAAACAGAGAGTTGAACTGGAGAAAGCGCAGGAGATATCCGTGGCTCTCGTGAAGTCCGAGAAATGGCGTGAAGCAGCAGACGCGAGAAGCGACGTGTTGAACATACTGAGTAACATGACGGGCCTAGCGACGCTCTACAACACGAAACGTTCGATTCCTTACAGAACAGACCTCGTGGTGGACCTTCTGAACCAGAGAGAAGCTAAGCGTGTTTTGGGAGTAAGCGAAACGGCGCGTTTTGAGGAATGCAgcgaagaagtagaagatgtGTTGCGTGGGGACGTGATGAAGAGCGTGAAGTTTATGGTGGAATACGTATTGGAGAGGACTCAAGTGTTGCTGTACCAAGGGATGTTGGATCTTAGAGACGGCGTCGTTTCGACGGAAGAGTGGATGAAGACTATGAACTGGTCGGGATTGGAGAAGTTCTCGACGGCGGAGAGGCGTGTGTGGAAGGATGGCGACGGTTCTGTCGCTGGGTATGTTCAGAGATGGGGGAATTTATGCCACGTGTCGGTTTCGGAAGCTGGTCATTTTGTTCCGACAGATAAAGATGTGAACTCAAGGGATATGATCGAAGGTTGGGTTTTGGGAAAAGGCTTGTTCGGTGGTGAAGATTACGTCAAGCTTTACAATTCAATCcaaatatga
- the LOC104755810 gene encoding uncharacterized protein LOC104755810, with the protein MEAIVLIPFPLSPLRFHPLRTTSQRIATGTSKRRRASTTVCAEYYRGGRTVDENMVVLRKRIHEMKMVERNYEPPSHWMQWEKRLYCNYDATICDVISLLQTFLMNSRPSVAFGTMLVLLVSVPVSSAVFAFSIVDFALWLLDAAHVV; encoded by the coding sequence ATGGAAGCTATAGTACTGATCCCATTCCCATTGTCGCCACTCAGGTTCCACCCATTGAGGACAACATCACAAAGGATCGCCACCGGAACGTCCAAGAGAAGACGAGCTTCCACCACCGTGTGTGCTGAGTACTACAGAGGAGGAAGAACTGTGGACGAGAACATGGTTGTCCTTAGGAAACGGATCCACGAGATGAAGATGGTTGAGCGGAACTATGAACCGCCTTCTCATTGGATGCAATGGGAGAAGCGTTTATATTGTAACTACGACGCTACTATATGTGACGTAATCTCTCTTCTCCAAACTTTTCTTATGAACTCTCGTCCTAGCGTCGCGTTTGGAACGATGCTTGTTCTCCTCGTCAGTGTTCCTGTTTCCTCTGCCGTTTTTGCGTTTAGCATCGTCGATTTCGCTCTTTGGCTTTTGGACGCCGCTCACGTAGTATGA
- the LOC104755811 gene encoding sulfhydryl oxidase 1-like produces MSLLHLFLLFVGLVSVGATASFSPGSRSILRDIGINNSDQKDNAVELNATNFDSVFQDSSAKYAVLEFFAHWCPACRNYKPHYEKVARLFNGADAVYPGVVLMTRVDCALKMNVQLCDKFSINHFPMLFWAPPKKFVDGSWKPKQEKSEISIVDEWRTADLLLSWINKQIGSSYGLNDQKFGNLLPNISDHEQISQAIFDIEEATEEAFGIILSLKAIKSSETGTSFIRFLQLLVAHHPSRRCRKGSAEILVNFDDLCPSGECSYDQEAGAKDTLRNYHICGKDFPRGNYMFCRGSKNETRGFSCGLWVLMHSLSVRIEDGESQFAFTTICDFINNFFMCDDCRQHFHDMCLSVKTPFKKARDIVLWLWSTHNKVNERLKKVEESLGTGDPKFPKMIWPPKQLCPSCYLSSTQKSIDWDHDEVYKFLKRYYGEKLVSVYKKNSVSARKEEVVVAAEEMAVPTNALVVPVGAALAIALASCAFGALACYWRTQQKNRKSHYLKRYSSNYMVMNTFGNSESEREKER; encoded by the exons ATGTCTTTGCTacacttgtttcttctgttcGTGGGTTTGGTGAGCGTTGGAGCTACGGCGTCGTTTTCGCCGGGATCGCGCTCGATTCTCCGAGACATCGGCATCAACAACTCCGATCAGAAAGATAACGCTGTCGAATTGAACGCTACCAACTTTGATTCAGTCTTCCAAGACTCTTCCGCCAAATATGCCGTTTTGGAGTTCTTCGCTCACTG GTGTCCTGCATGTAGAAACTACAAG CCACATTATGAAAAAGTTGCAAGGCTATTCAATGGAGCAGACGCTGTATATCCTGGTGTCGTTTTGATGACCAGAGTTGATTGTGCTTTAAAG ATGAATGTGCAGCTCTGTGACAAGTTCTCCATCAATCATTTTCCAATGCTCTTTTGGGCTCCTCCCAAGAAGTTCGTTGATGGCAGCTGGAAACCTAAGCAAGAGAAAAGTGAGATTAGCATAGTCGATGAATGGCGCACTGCTGATCTTTTGTTGAGCTGGATCAACAAGCAGATAGGCAG TTCTTACGGCTTGAATGATCAGAAATTTGGAAATCTCTTGCCAAATATATCTGACCACGAACAG ATTTCTCAGGCCATATTTGACATTGAGGAGGCAACTGAAGAAGCTTTTGGTATCATTTTGTCGCTTAAG GCAATCAAGTCATCTGAAACTGGTACTTCGTTTATCAGGTTTCTGCAGCTTTTAGTGGCACATCATCCTTCAAGAAG GTGTCGTAAGGGCAGTGCTGAAATTCTCGtgaattttgatgatttatgtCCGTCAGGCGAATGCTCGTATGACCAGGAAGCTGGTGCCAAAGATACCCTACGAAACTACCATATATGTGGGAAGGATTTTCCTCGGGGAAATTAC ATGTTTTGCCGTGGCAGCAAGAATGAAACTAGGGGATTCAG CTGCGGGTTATGGGTTTTGATGCATTCACTTTCTGTGAGgattgaagatggagaaagtCAATTTGCATTCACGACCATTTGTGATTTCATCAACAACTTCTTCATGTGTGATGATTGCCGTCAGCATTTTCATGACATGTGCTTAAG CGTCAAAACTCCGTTTAAAAAGGCACGTGATATCGTCTTGTGGCTGTGGAGCACACACAACAAGGTCAATGAGAGACTCAAGAAGGTTGAGGAGTCTCTGGGAACTGGAGACCCTAAGTTCCCAAAGATGATATGGCCACCGAAGCAGCTTTGCCCATCGTGTTATCTGTCGAGCACTCAGAAAAGCATTGACTGGGATCATGATGAAGTCTACAAATTCTTGAAGAGGTACTACGGAGAGAAACTGGTGTctgtttacaagaaaaatagtGTCAGTGCAAGGAAGGAGGAGGTGGTTGTAGCTGCAGAAGAGATGGCAGTGCCTACCAATGCTCTGGTTGTGCCAGTGGGAGCTGCATTGGCCATAGCACTTGCAAGCTGCGCATTCGGGGCGCTCGCCTGCTACTGGAGGACGCAGCAGAAGAACCGGAAGTCGCACTATTTAAAGAGATATAGTAGTAACTATATGGTTATGAACACATTCGGTAACAGTGAAAGCGAAAGGGAAAAGGAGAGATGA